The Malus sylvestris chromosome 12, drMalSylv7.2, whole genome shotgun sequence genome contains a region encoding:
- the LOC126591834 gene encoding squamosa promoter-binding-like protein 9 isoform X1: protein MEMGSSSKTESASSSSSSPPNSSAESLNGLKFGRKIYFEDGGFGALHKSSCGSAAGSSSAGATPPKKQRGGGNLGQPPRCQVEGCEVDLSGAKAYYSRHKVCGLHSKTPTVIVAGLEQRFCQQCSRFHLLPEFDQGKRSCRRRLAGHNERRRKPPPGSILSTRGRLSSSLYENSSRIGSFLMDFTAYPRFSGRDTWTTTTTRTSERAPVNQNANDAGKFLQQPWQSNSEISTSGFYLQGSAGGTSYPGPGIPPGECVTVVTDSSCALSLLSNQPWGSRNRVLGAGMNSLMNTQGVPVAQPVPHSATSNHFPTTSWGFKGNENGSSSHGMLPDLGLGQISQPLSSQYSGVLELSQQGRRQQHMELGHTRGYDSTSQQMHWSL, encoded by the exons ATGGAAATGGGCTCGAGTTCTAAGACCGAGTCAGCGAGCTCTTCCTCCTCTTCGCCGCCCAACTCCTCCGCTGAGTCACTCAACGGCTTGAAATTCGGCCGGAAAATCTACTTTGAGGATGGGGGTTTTGGAGCTCTGCACAAATCATCATGCGGGTCTGCTGCTGGGTCTTCCTCCGCCGGGGCTACGCCGCCAAAGAAGCAAAGGGGCGGCGGAAATTTGGGTCAGCCGCCGCGGTGTCAGGTGGAGGGCTGCGAGGTAGATCTGAGTGGTGCCAAAGCTTACTATTCCAGGCACAAAGTCTGTGGCTTGCACTCTAAAACCCCCACTGTCATTGTTGCTGGTCTTGAACAGAGGTTTTGCCAACAGTGTAGCAG GTTTCATTTACTTCCTGAATTTGATCAAGGAAAACGTAGTTGTCGTAGACGCTTGGCTGGGCATAATGAGCGTCGTAGAAAACCACCTCCAGGATCCATACTGTCTACGCGTGGCAGACTTTCTTCGTCTCTCTACG AAAACAGCAGCAGAATTGGAAGCTTTCTGATGGACTTCACTGCATACCCAAGGTTTTCTGGGAGGGATACATGGACAACAACGACAACAAGAACCTCTGAGCGAGCACCTGTTAATCAAAATGCCAATGACGCAGGGAAGTTTCTACAACAGCCGTGGCAGAGCAACTCTGAGATTTCTACATCCGGCTTTTACCTACAAGGTTCAGCAGGCGGGACTAGTTATCCTGGTCCTGGAATTCCTCCAGGAGAATGTGTCACAGTAGTCACTGACTCAAGCtgtgctctctctcttctgtcAAATCAACCATGGGGTTCTCGAAACCGAGTATTGGGTGCTGGGATGAATTCCTTGATGAACACTCAAGGGGTACCTGTGGCTCAACCAGTCCCTCATTCTGCAACCTCCAATCACTTTCCGACCACTTCGTGGGGTttcaaaggaaatgaaaatggtAGCAGCTCACACGGGATGCTTCCAGATCTGGGTCTCGGTCAAATCTCGCAGCCGCTTAGCAGTCAGTACTCTGGTGTGCTGGAGCTGTCTCAACAGGGTAGGAGGCAGCAACACATGGAACTCGGACACACCAGGGGCTATGACTCCACCAGTCAGCAGATGCACTGGTCACTTTAA